From one Butyricimonas faecihominis genomic stretch:
- the map gene encoding type I methionyl aminopeptidase: MIFLKTQEEIELLRESNQLVGRTLGEVSKHICPGISTLELDKIAEDFIRSNGGIPGFLGYGGFPNTLCISVNDEVVHGIPSSRRLEEGDVVSVDCGVVKNGFYGDSAYTFAVGEISDEVKKLLQVTKDSLYKGIEQAVAGMRIGDIGYAVQSYAEANGFSVVRELVGHGVGKNLHEEPQVPNYGRRGQGCKLKIGMVIAIEPMINLGARNVFQMADGWTIKTRDHLPAAHFEHTLAIRKGEADILSTFEYIEDRKL, translated from the coding sequence ATGATTTTTTTAAAGACACAGGAGGAGATTGAGTTATTGCGGGAAAGCAACCAATTAGTAGGAAGGACTTTGGGTGAAGTGTCCAAACACATTTGCCCGGGTATTTCGACTTTAGAGTTGGATAAGATCGCTGAGGATTTTATTCGTTCGAATGGTGGCATTCCCGGATTTCTCGGGTATGGAGGGTTCCCGAACACGCTTTGTATTTCAGTGAATGACGAAGTGGTTCATGGGATTCCGTCCTCTCGTCGTTTAGAGGAAGGTGATGTCGTATCCGTTGATTGCGGGGTTGTGAAGAATGGTTTTTATGGGGATAGCGCCTATACTTTTGCTGTCGGGGAGATTAGTGATGAAGTGAAAAAGCTTTTACAAGTGACAAAAGATAGCTTGTACAAAGGGATAGAGCAGGCTGTTGCGGGAATGAGGATAGGAGATATTGGTTATGCCGTGCAGTCGTATGCCGAAGCGAACGGATTCTCTGTTGTCAGAGAGCTGGTCGGTCATGGCGTGGGAAAGAACTTGCATGAAGAACCTCAAGTGCCGAATTACGGACGGAGAGGGCAGGGATGTAAATTGAAGATCGGAATGGTGATCGCTATTGAACCCATGATTAACTTGGGCGCCCGTAACGTTTTCCAGATGGCAGACGGGTGGACGATAAAGACAAGAGATCATCTGCCAGCCGCACATTTCGAGCATACGTTGGCTATTCGGAAAGGAGAAGCTGATATTTTGTCGACATTTGAATATATAGAAGACAGGAAATTGTAA
- a CDS encoding DNA-directed RNA polymerase subunit alpha, giving the protein MAILAFQKPDKVIMLESTDRFGKFEFRPLEPGYGITIGNPLRRILLSSLEGFAITGIKIQGVDHEFATIPGVIEDVTEIILNLKQVRLKRKVEDVENEKLTVTVSGQETFTAGDMNQFLKGFEVLNPELVICNMDTSTSLSMELTIQKGRGYVPASENMPADAEIGVIPIDAIYTPIKNVKYEIENYRVEGKTDYERLVFDIETDGSINPTDALKEAAKILIHHFMLFSDEKITLETEDKYGNEEFDEEVLHMRQLLKTKLVDMDLSVRALNCLKSAEVETLGELVQFNKNDLLKFRNFGKKSLTELEALLENNNLEFGMDVAKYKLDKE; this is encoded by the coding sequence ATGGCAATATTAGCTTTCCAGAAACCGGACAAAGTAATCATGCTTGAATCAACGGATAGATTCGGTAAATTCGAATTCCGCCCGTTGGAGCCAGGTTACGGCATCACTATTGGTAATCCACTACGCAGAATCTTGTTGTCTTCTTTGGAAGGCTTTGCGATTACCGGTATTAAAATTCAAGGTGTAGATCATGAGTTTGCGACAATCCCTGGTGTCATCGAAGATGTGACCGAGATTATCTTGAACTTGAAACAGGTTCGGTTGAAAAGAAAAGTGGAGGACGTGGAGAATGAAAAGTTGACCGTTACCGTTTCTGGACAAGAGACGTTTACTGCCGGTGATATGAATCAATTCCTGAAAGGGTTTGAAGTTTTGAACCCGGAATTGGTAATCTGCAACATGGATACTTCCACGAGCCTAAGTATGGAGTTGACCATTCAAAAAGGACGCGGTTATGTTCCTGCTTCAGAGAATATGCCTGCAGATGCCGAGATTGGTGTAATTCCTATCGATGCTATTTACACGCCGATTAAAAACGTGAAATACGAGATTGAGAACTACCGTGTAGAGGGAAAAACCGACTATGAACGTTTGGTTTTCGACATCGAGACGGATGGTTCTATTAATCCCACCGATGCGTTGAAAGAGGCTGCTAAAATCTTGATCCATCACTTCATGTTGTTCTCTGACGAGAAAATTACTCTCGAAACGGAGGATAAATATGGAAACGAAGAGTTTGATGAAGAGGTATTGCACATGCGTCAGCTGTTGAAGACAAAACTCGTGGACATGGATCTTTCCGTGCGTGCGTTGAATTGTTTGAAGTCAGCTGAGGTTGAAACTCTGGGTGAGCTTGTCCAATTTAACAAGAATGATTTGTTGAAGTTCAGAAACTTCGGTAAGAAATCCTTGACTGAGTTGGAAGCCCTTTTGGAGAACAATAACCTTGAATTCGGTATGGATGTTGCCAAGTATAAATTAGACAAAGAATAA
- the rsmI gene encoding 16S rRNA (cytidine(1402)-2'-O)-methyltransferase, translated as MAKLYLIPTPVGNLEDITLRALRILKEVPLVLAEDTRTSAKLLKHYEINTPLLSHHKFNEHQQVNRIAERIARGEDVALISDAGTPGISDPGFLLVRTCIEQGIETECLPGATAFVPALVNSGLPCDRFCFEGFLPQKKGRQKKLMTLAEEERTMIFYESPFRLVKALEQMAEFFGENRHACVAREISKLFEDFQRGTLKELINHFTENGVKGEIVMIVEGKPKKEEEESE; from the coding sequence ATGGCTAAATTATATCTGATCCCGACCCCAGTAGGTAATCTTGAAGACATCACGTTAAGAGCACTTCGTATATTAAAAGAAGTACCTCTCGTCCTCGCCGAAGATACCCGCACTTCCGCAAAATTGTTAAAACACTACGAGATCAACACTCCCCTACTCTCTCATCACAAATTCAACGAACACCAGCAAGTGAACCGTATTGCCGAGCGCATTGCCCGGGGGGAGGACGTGGCCTTAATCAGTGACGCAGGGACACCCGGTATCTCCGACCCGGGATTCCTGCTCGTGCGCACTTGCATCGAGCAAGGCATTGAAACCGAATGCCTGCCGGGAGCTACGGCATTTGTTCCCGCACTTGTAAACTCGGGCCTTCCCTGCGACCGCTTTTGTTTTGAAGGATTCCTACCCCAAAAAAAAGGACGCCAAAAGAAACTCATGACCCTCGCCGAAGAGGAACGCACGATGATATTCTACGAATCCCCCTTCCGTCTGGTAAAAGCCCTCGAGCAGATGGCCGAATTCTTCGGGGAAAACCGCCACGCCTGTGTCGCCCGCGAGATCAGTAAACTTTTCGAAGATTTCCAACGGGGTACGTTGAAAGAACTAATCAATCATTTCACCGAAAACGGGGTGAAGGGAGAAATCGTCATGATCGTGGAAGGTAAACCCAAAAAAGAAGAGGAAGAATCAGAATAA
- a CDS encoding MIP family channel protein yields MKKYVAEMIGTMVLVLMGCGSAVIAGAEIGFLGIAFAFGLSVVAMAYAIGGISGCHINPAITLGVFLTGRMSGKDAGMYMLFQVIGAFIGSAILYVISSGMGLEGTGANMYGEGNMVPAFVAELVFTFIFILVVLGSTSANAPTGFAGLAIGLSLVLIHIVCIPVTGTSVNPARSIAPAIFEGGNALSQLWLFIIAPFLGAILAAGVWKYFECQKCK; encoded by the coding sequence ATGAAAAAGTATGTAGCTGAAATGATTGGTACCATGGTACTTGTGCTTATGGGGTGTGGTAGTGCTGTTATTGCCGGAGCAGAAATCGGTTTCTTGGGAATTGCTTTCGCTTTCGGTTTGTCTGTGGTGGCAATGGCGTATGCTATTGGTGGTATTTCCGGATGTCATATTAATCCGGCCATTACATTAGGTGTTTTCTTGACGGGGCGAATGAGCGGAAAGGATGCTGGGATGTACATGTTATTTCAGGTGATAGGTGCTTTTATCGGTTCGGCGATTCTTTACGTGATTTCTTCCGGGATGGGGTTGGAAGGAACGGGGGCAAATATGTATGGAGAAGGAAATATGGTTCCGGCTTTTGTGGCGGAGTTGGTGTTTACCTTTATCTTTATCCTTGTTGTTCTAGGGTCCACGAGTGCTAACGCTCCTACCGGATTCGCGGGATTAGCAATTGGTTTATCTTTGGTTTTGATCCATATTGTATGTATTCCTGTGACAGGGACTTCGGTTAATCCGGCTCGAAGTATTGCTCCCGCTATTTTTGAAGGTGGTAATGCTTTAAGTCAGTTGTGGTTGTTTATTATCGCCCCATTTTTAGGCGCTATCCTCGCTGCCGGAGTCTGGAAATATTTTGAATGTCAGAAATGCAAATAA
- a CDS encoding winged helix-turn-helix transcriptional regulator, with translation MTVGRKLKKGREKIISLLLEDPMLSATTVATRIGISSKAVEKHFARLKADGILRRIGPDKGGRWEVIIKN, from the coding sequence TTGACCGTAGGAAGAAAACTAAAAAAAGGTAGGGAGAAAATTATTTCCTTGTTATTAGAGGATCCGATGTTGAGTGCCACGACTGTTGCGACACGGATCGGGATTTCGTCGAAAGCGGTAGAAAAACATTTTGCCCGGCTCAAAGCTGACGGAATACTCCGCAGAATCGGGCCGGACAAAGGTGGACGTTGGGAAGTGATAATTAAAAATTAA
- the rpsT gene encoding 30S ribosomal protein S20 has product MANHQSSEKRIRQTEKRRLHNRYYAKTARNAVRKLRAMTEKETAADLLPKVSAMLDKLAKKHIIHKNKAANLKSSLALHVNKL; this is encoded by the coding sequence ATGGCAAATCATCAATCATCAGAAAAAAGAATAAGGCAGACTGAAAAAAGAAGATTACACAATCGTTATTACGCAAAGACTGCTAGAAATGCCGTTAGAAAGCTACGTGCAATGACCGAAAAGGAGACTGCAGCAGACTTGTTGCCGAAAGTTTCGGCTATGTTGGATAAATTAGCAAAAAAACATATTATCCACAAGAACAAAGCAGCTAACTTGAAGTCTAGCTTGGCTTTACATGTGAATAAATTGTAA
- the rplQ gene encoding 50S ribosomal protein L17, with the protein MRHNKKINHLGRTSSHRHALLSNMACSLILHKRIQTTLAKAKALKVYVEPLLTKAKNDTTHSRRTVFSYLRRKEVVAEMFGDVAQKIANRPGGYTRILKLGNRLGDNAEMCMIELVDYNTTYTEVKKEEAKKTTRRRRPSAKKEAAPAATEETQVAEAPVTEEAPKAE; encoded by the coding sequence ATGAGACATAATAAGAAAATTAACCATTTAGGTAGAACTAGTTCTCACAGACATGCTCTACTTTCTAATATGGCTTGTTCTTTGATTCTTCACAAGAGAATCCAAACGACACTAGCTAAAGCTAAGGCCCTGAAGGTCTATGTTGAGCCGCTTTTGACGAAAGCCAAAAACGACACGACTCACTCTAGAAGAACCGTCTTCTCTTACCTTCGTCGCAAAGAAGTTGTTGCTGAAATGTTCGGTGACGTTGCACAGAAAATTGCTAATCGTCCGGGAGGATATACCCGTATTTTGAAATTGGGTAACCGTTTGGGTGATAACGCTGAAATGTGTATGATTGAGTTGGTGGATTATAACACGACTTATACTGAAGTGAAGAAAGAAGAGGCTAAGAAAACGACTCGTCGTAGAAGACCTTCTGCTAAGAAAGAGGCTGCTCCTGCCGCTACCGAGGAAACTCAGGTGGCTGAGGCTCCTGTAACGGAAGAAGCTCCGAAAGCTGAATAA
- the rpsD gene encoding 30S ribosomal protein S4, with amino-acid sequence MARYTGPKSKIARKFGEPIFGPDKALEHRNYPPGQHGIAHRRKKISEYGTQLKEKQKAKYTYGLLERQFRILFEKAESSKGVTGEVLLQLLECRLDNVVYRLGIAPTRAAARQFVSHRHITINGHVCNIPSCHVRPGDVVAVREKSKALEVINESLRGNRSSRYSWLEWDAAAMSGKLLNVPERADIPENIKEQLIVELYSK; translated from the coding sequence ATGGCTAGATATACAGGACCTAAGTCTAAGATAGCAAGAAAATTTGGTGAGCCCATTTTTGGACCGGATAAAGCGTTAGAACATCGTAATTACCCTCCCGGACAACACGGTATCGCTCATCGTAGAAAGAAAATCTCTGAGTACGGTACTCAGTTGAAAGAAAAACAAAAAGCAAAATATACTTACGGTTTGTTGGAAAGACAATTCCGTATCTTATTCGAGAAAGCTGAAAGTAGTAAGGGAGTAACCGGTGAGGTATTACTTCAATTACTGGAATGTCGTTTGGATAACGTGGTTTATCGTTTAGGAATCGCTCCTACCCGTGCGGCTGCCCGTCAGTTTGTTTCTCACAGACACATCACCATCAACGGTCACGTATGTAACATTCCTTCATGTCACGTTCGTCCGGGAGATGTTGTTGCTGTAAGAGAGAAATCTAAGGCACTGGAAGTGATTAACGAATCATTGAGAGGAAATAGAAGTAGCAGATACTCTTGGTTAGAGTGGGATGCTGCAGCTATGAGTGGTAAATTACTTAATGTTCCGGAAAGAGCAGATATTCCAGAGAACATTAAGGAGCAGTTAATCGTAGAGTTGTATTCTAAGTAG
- the rpsM gene encoding 30S ribosomal protein S13, giving the protein MARIVGVDLPSNKRGEIALTYIYGIGRSSARTILEKAGIDFDTKVKDWNDDQLAAVRNVINGGYKVEGELRTSVQMNIKRLMDIGCYRGIRHRIGLPVRGQSTKNNARTRKGKKKTVANKKKATK; this is encoded by the coding sequence ATGGCAAGAATCGTTGGTGTAGATTTGCCCTCAAATAAGAGAGGGGAGATAGCTCTGACCTATATCTATGGTATAGGTAGAAGTAGTGCCAGGACCATATTAGAAAAGGCCGGCATCGATTTTGACACTAAGGTGAAGGATTGGAATGACGATCAACTAGCTGCTGTACGTAATGTCATCAATGGTGGGTACAAAGTAGAAGGAGAGTTGAGAACTTCTGTCCAAATGAACATTAAGCGACTGATGGATATTGGTTGCTACAGAGGAATCAGACATCGTATCGGTCTTCCGGTAAGAGGACAAAGTACGAAGAACAATGCCCGTACGAGAAAGGGTAAAAAGAAAACTGTTGCTAACAAGAAGAAAGCAACTAAATAA
- the radC gene encoding RadC family protein: MVGNYIPISSWAEDDKPREKMLLKGVAALSTNELLAILIRSGSGGESALDLSRRILTDASNDLNVLARLSVSDFMNRYKGVGMAKAASIIAAMELGRRRALSTAREEPALTTSRDLYDYLQPLIGDLDHEEFWVVTLSSACRIKSCDRLFSGGIESTIIDIRMIFRKVLESKACSIVIAHNHPSGNDRPSFHDITLTKKVQEAGRVLDITLLDHIVVCPDRYYSFADNGML, encoded by the coding sequence ATGGTTGGAAATTATATCCCAATTTCCTCGTGGGCGGAAGACGATAAGCCCCGGGAAAAGATGTTGCTGAAAGGTGTTGCTGCACTTTCAACAAACGAGTTACTCGCAATTTTAATTCGTTCAGGGAGTGGAGGAGAATCTGCATTAGATTTGTCTCGCCGGATTTTGACGGATGCCAGTAATGATTTGAATGTGTTGGCTCGTCTTTCTGTATCGGATTTTATGAATCGCTACAAAGGAGTTGGGATGGCGAAAGCTGCCTCAATCATTGCTGCCATGGAATTGGGACGCCGCCGGGCGTTGTCGACAGCTAGGGAGGAACCGGCGTTGACGACCAGCAGGGATTTGTACGATTATCTTCAGCCTTTGATTGGAGATCTGGATCATGAGGAATTTTGGGTGGTCACCTTGTCAAGCGCTTGTCGGATTAAGTCATGCGATCGCTTGTTTTCAGGAGGAATAGAGAGTACGATTATTGATATTCGTATGATATTCCGGAAAGTGTTGGAATCAAAAGCTTGTTCCATCGTGATAGCTCATAATCATCCCAGCGGTAATGATCGTCCGAGTTTCCACGATATTACTTTGACAAAGAAGGTGCAGGAGGCTGGACGGGTATTAGACATCACGTTGCTGGATCATATCGTCGTTTGCCCTGATCGGTATTATAGTTTTGCGGACAATGGGATGCTTTAA
- the eno gene encoding phosphopyruvate hydratase: protein MYITEVIGREVLDSRGNPTVEVDVILECGAMGRAAVPSGASTGEHEALELRDGDKKRYGGKGVTKAVNNVNTVIADALLGMNVTDQVGIDRVLLELDGTPTKSNLGANALLGVSLACAKAAANALEMPLYRYIGGVNAKVLPVPMMNIINGGSHSDAPIAFQEFMIRPVGAESFREALRMGAEVFHSLKKVLHDRGLSTAVGDEGGFAPALKGTEDALGSIIKAIEVAGYKAGEDVMIGLDCASSEFYQDGVYDYSKFEGATGAKRSSAEQVAYLEELISRYPIDSIEDGMSENDWEGWKLLTERIGDRCQLVGDDLFVTNVQYLKKGIEMGCANSILIKVNQIGTLTETLDAIDMAHRAGYTSVTSHRSGETEDATIADIAVATNSGQIKTGSLSRSDRMAKYNQLLRIEEELGDNAQFHGRKFSK from the coding sequence ATGTATATTACAGAAGTTATCGGAAGAGAAGTGTTGGATTCAAGAGGAAATCCGACCGTAGAAGTAGATGTTATTCTGGAATGTGGGGCGATGGGCCGTGCTGCGGTTCCGTCCGGAGCGTCCACGGGAGAACATGAAGCACTGGAATTGCGTGATGGAGACAAGAAAAGATATGGCGGTAAGGGTGTGACCAAAGCCGTAAATAATGTAAATACGGTGATTGCCGATGCCTTGTTGGGAATGAACGTGACCGATCAGGTAGGGATTGACCGTGTTTTATTGGAATTGGACGGTACGCCGACCAAGAGTAATTTAGGTGCCAATGCATTATTAGGAGTGTCATTGGCTTGTGCGAAAGCTGCCGCTAACGCATTGGAAATGCCGTTATATCGTTACATCGGAGGTGTGAATGCGAAAGTGTTGCCAGTGCCGATGATGAATATTATTAACGGGGGATCTCATTCTGACGCCCCGATTGCCTTTCAGGAGTTTATGATTCGTCCGGTTGGGGCAGAATCTTTCCGTGAGGCTTTGCGGATGGGAGCGGAGGTTTTTCATAGTTTGAAGAAAGTTCTTCACGACCGCGGGTTGAGTACGGCCGTGGGTGACGAGGGTGGTTTTGCTCCCGCGTTGAAAGGAACGGAAGATGCTTTGGGATCTATTATTAAAGCCATTGAGGTTGCCGGGTACAAGGCAGGTGAGGATGTGATGATCGGGTTGGATTGCGCCTCTTCTGAATTTTATCAGGATGGGGTTTACGATTATTCTAAATTTGAAGGAGCGACGGGCGCAAAGCGTTCTTCAGCCGAGCAGGTAGCTTATCTGGAAGAATTGATTTCCCGTTACCCGATCGATTCTATCGAGGACGGTATGAGTGAGAACGATTGGGAAGGCTGGAAATTACTGACAGAGCGTATCGGGGACCGTTGCCAGTTAGTGGGAGATGATTTGTTCGTGACAAACGTGCAATATTTGAAGAAAGGTATTGAAATGGGATGCGCTAATTCCATTTTAATCAAGGTAAACCAGATTGGTACATTAACTGAAACGTTGGACGCAATTGATATGGCTCACCGTGCCGGCTACACGTCGGTGACCTCTCATCGTTCCGGGGAAACAGAGGATGCAACTATCGCGGATATTGCGGTGGCAACCAATTCCGGGCAGATCAAGACAGGATCATTAAGCCGTTCTGACCGCATGGCAAAATACAATCAATTACTTCGGATCGAGGAAGAATTAGGTGATAATGCTCAGTTCCACGGACGGAAATTCAGCAAGTAA
- the ykgO gene encoding type B 50S ribosomal protein L36 — translation MKVRASVKKRSADCKLVRRKGVLYVICKKNPKFKQRQG, via the coding sequence ATGAAGGTAAGAGCATCTGTTAAGAAGCGTAGTGCTGATTGCAAGCTTGTAAGAAGAAAAGGCGTCTTGTACGTCATTTGCAAAAAGAACCCGAAGTTTAAACAACGTCAGGGTTGA
- the infA gene encoding translation initiation factor IF-1 yields the protein MAKQPSIEQDGVITEALSNAMFRVELENGHIITAHISGKMRMHYIKILPGDKVRVDMSPYDLTKGRITFRYKN from the coding sequence ATGGCGAAACAGCCTTCGATAGAGCAAGATGGAGTAATAACGGAAGCATTGTCAAATGCTATGTTTCGTGTTGAACTGGAAAACGGGCATATCATAACGGCCCACATTTCGGGGAAGATGCGAATGCACTATATAAAGATACTTCCGGGAGATAAGGTGAGAGTGGATATGTCCCCTTACGATCTCACGAAAGGTAGGATAACATTTAGATATAAAAATTAA
- the rpsK gene encoding 30S ribosomal protein S11, with amino-acid sequence MAKKSTSNKKRLVKVEAVGQAHVHSSFNNIIISLTNSSGQVISWSSAGKMGFRGSKKNTPYAAQTAATDCGKVAFDLGMRKVKVYVKGPGNGRESAIRAIHACGIEVAEIIDVTPLPHNGCRPPKRRRV; translated from the coding sequence ATGGCAAAGAAGTCTACATCAAACAAGAAACGGCTAGTTAAAGTTGAAGCCGTGGGACAAGCACACGTTCATTCCTCTTTTAATAACATCATTATCTCGTTGACTAATTCAAGCGGACAAGTCATCTCTTGGTCATCAGCAGGTAAGATGGGATTTAGAGGATCAAAGAAAAACACTCCTTATGCAGCCCAGACGGCAGCTACCGATTGTGGTAAAGTTGCTTTCGATTTGGGGATGAGAAAAGTTAAGGTATATGTCAAGGGACCGGGTAACGGTAGAGAATCAGCAATTCGTGCTATTCACGCTTGCGGAATCGAAGTTGCCGAGATCATTGATGTTACGCCACTTCCGCACAATGGATGTCGTCCTCCCAAACGGAGAAGAGTCTAA
- a CDS encoding TonB-dependent receptor domain-containing protein, with the protein MSKVKEAVLAIFFTLFALSAFAQTGSVRGRIIDAKTKRPLEFVNVSIRATGTQTPLTGTVSDSTGVFRINRVKNGTYTLTASFIGYKSVEKEFTISPTARNVNVKNILLEEDSQVIDEIQVVGQRAQMRFEIDKKVFDVESNISQAGGSASELLENIPSVEVDNEGEISLRGNSSVTIWINGKASGLSADNQAQILEQIPAESIERIELITNPSAKFSPEGTSGIINIILKKNRKAGYYGSFQVGADILGGYNASGSINYSSGKIESYLNVGYRQRKSEGKDYTDRINLDDQGNPISYLNQKGWNDRDGGSLFTRAGLTLHLTQTDHIGIEGFGHFGNRNSNNTIRYESDVPGSFTSSERISDSDNSSKGGNINLDYKHEFSEKSNLVARASWDLWVSDGTSTYKQHSLYPENKETSSWQQQESDNRSQSWEFQADYVNQFTEESKLEAGYKGTLSSQKSPVETYSGETEATAAFDELLYNKYSYDRNIQALYATFSTKVNNFGLQLGLRGEYTDTETKSLGYRETEATAIPYKDDYFSLFPSLFLSYSLPKNHEIQVNYTRRISRPRGWQLNPFMNMTDSLNISFGNPYLSPEYSNSFELNYIKTWEKHTLSVSTYYRNTDDVIQRIRYREGDVMKSTSANITQSSSAGAEIVAKNKLLKFLDFTTTLNFYYNELEGFSYLPAGADTPVTGERDDNFSWTGKIIANAMLPYAISLQATGSYNSKQIIAQGHREASYRLDLGARKFFFDRKINFSISVQDILNSRSWHSITSGNGFKQDSDSWRKGGVFRFTLSYNFGNMKASKQKQQRPSEEMNMMEEEF; encoded by the coding sequence ATGAGTAAAGTAAAAGAAGCTGTTTTAGCTATCTTCTTCACGTTGTTTGCCCTATCGGCTTTTGCCCAAACGGGAAGTGTCAGAGGACGAATTATAGATGCTAAAACGAAGAGACCCTTAGAGTTTGTCAACGTGAGTATCCGAGCCACGGGAACTCAAACCCCGTTAACCGGAACAGTCAGTGATTCAACCGGAGTTTTCCGTATCAACAGAGTGAAAAACGGGACTTACACGCTCACCGCCTCGTTTATCGGTTACAAATCCGTGGAAAAAGAATTCACGATCTCGCCGACAGCAAGAAACGTGAACGTGAAAAACATCCTTTTGGAAGAAGACAGCCAAGTGATCGACGAGATACAGGTTGTCGGGCAACGGGCTCAAATGAGATTCGAAATCGACAAAAAAGTCTTTGACGTGGAATCCAATATTTCCCAAGCCGGGGGATCAGCCAGCGAACTACTTGAAAATATTCCCTCGGTAGAGGTAGACAACGAGGGCGAAATCTCCTTACGAGGAAACTCAAGCGTAACGATCTGGATCAACGGTAAGGCATCAGGCTTGTCTGCGGACAACCAAGCCCAAATTCTGGAGCAAATTCCTGCCGAAAGCATCGAGCGTATAGAATTGATTACAAACCCTTCGGCAAAATTCAGTCCGGAAGGGACTTCCGGTATCATTAATATCATCTTGAAAAAAAACCGGAAAGCCGGATATTACGGTAGCTTCCAAGTCGGGGCAGACATTTTGGGCGGGTATAATGCCAGCGGGAGTATCAATTACAGTAGCGGCAAAATCGAATCTTACCTTAATGTCGGCTACCGCCAACGGAAATCCGAAGGAAAGGATTACACCGACCGCATCAATCTAGATGACCAAGGTAATCCGATCTCCTACCTGAATCAGAAAGGCTGGAATGATCGGGATGGCGGTTCGCTCTTCACCCGGGCAGGCCTAACACTACATCTCACCCAGACCGACCATATCGGAATTGAAGGATTCGGACATTTCGGGAACCGAAATTCCAACAACACCATCCGTTACGAAAGTGATGTTCCCGGATCCTTCACCAGCAGCGAACGCATCAGCGATTCAGATAACTCCTCGAAAGGGGGAAATATCAACCTCGACTACAAGCACGAATTCAGCGAAAAAAGCAATCTCGTGGCCCGTGCCTCTTGGGACTTATGGGTTTCTGACGGGACCAGTACATACAAACAACATTCTCTCTACCCGGAGAATAAAGAAACCTCCTCTTGGCAACAACAGGAAAGTGACAACCGCTCACAAAGCTGGGAATTTCAAGCGGACTACGTGAATCAATTCACGGAAGAGAGTAAGTTAGAAGCAGGTTATAAAGGTACGCTCAGCAGCCAAAAAAGTCCCGTGGAAACCTATTCCGGCGAAACAGAGGCAACTGCCGCTTTTGACGAGTTATTATATAACAAATACTCTTACGACCGAAATATCCAAGCCTTATACGCCACGTTCTCCACGAAAGTGAATAACTTCGGGTTGCAACTAGGCTTACGGGGAGAATACACGGACACGGAGACCAAATCACTGGGATACAGAGAAACCGAGGCCACGGCCATTCCTTATAAAGACGACTATTTCAGTTTATTCCCCAGCTTGTTTCTCTCATACAGTCTCCCGAAAAATCATGAAATACAGGTCAACTATACCCGACGAATTTCACGCCCCAGAGGCTGGCAATTGAACCCATTCATGAACATGACCGATTCGCTTAATATCTCGTTCGGTAATCCTTACCTTTCCCCGGAATATTCCAATTCCTTCGAGTTGAATTATATCAAGACTTGGGAAAAACACACGCTATCCGTCTCCACCTACTACCGGAACACGGATGACGTGATCCAACGTATTCGTTACCGGGAAGGAGATGTCATGAAAAGTACGTCAGCTAACATTACACAATCTTCTTCTGCTGGAGCCGAAATCGTGGCAAAAAACAAACTACTGAAATTCTTGGACTTTACAACAACCTTGAATTTCTATTATAACGAACTGGAAGGCTTTTCTTACCTCCCGGCAGGTGCAGACACCCCAGTTACGGGAGAACGGGACGATAACTTCTCCTGGACAGGTAAAATCATTGCCAATGCCATGCTACCGTACGCCATCTCGTTACAGGCTACCGGAAGCTACAACTCCAAACAGATTATTGCCCAAGGCCACCGGGAGGCAAGCTACCGCTTAGATCTGGGAGCCCGGAAGTTTTTCTTTGACCGGAAAATAAACTTTAGCATAAGCGTGCAGGACATTTTGAATTCCCGTAGTTGGCACAGCATCACTTCCGGTAACGGGTTTAAACAAGATAGTGATAGTTGGAGAAAAGGCGGGGTTTTCCGTTTCACGTTAAGCTATAACTTCGGAAACATGAAAGCTTCCAAGCAAAAGCAACAGCGCCCTTCGGAAGAGATGAACATGATGGAAGAAGAGTTTTAA